Proteins found in one Tamandua tetradactyla isolate mTamTet1 chromosome 1, mTamTet1.pri, whole genome shotgun sequence genomic segment:
- the LOC143675690 gene encoding isopentenyl-diphosphate delta-isomerase 2-like, giving the protein MALLSLFSTFPRLISRNLQFPRTVGSQLATLSGGNLDWLDKQQLQRLDEKLIIIDENDKVIGTDTRKNCHLNENIEKGLLHRAFSVALFNTENKLLVQQRADTKLTFPGYFTDSCSSHPICNSEELEEKDAVGIKRAAQRRLQSELGIPQEQVSPEDMSFMTMYHHKAKSDKIWGEHEICYLLLVRKNVPVNPDPSETKSFCYMSKEELKELLERGAKGEVKVTPWLRAISEKFLFKWWDHLPDVSQFAEPHKIHRV; this is encoded by the exons GTTTCCACGCCTGATATCCAGGAATCTCCAGTTTCCAAGAACG GTTGGATCACAACTAGCAACTTTATCCGGAGGAAATCTTGACTGGCTTGATAAGCAGCAATTGCAGCGCTTAGATGAAAAGTTGATTATTATTGATGAAAATGATAAGGTTATTGGTACAGACACTAGGAAGAATTGCCATTTGAATGAAAACATCGAAAAAG gactGTTGCACCGAGCCTTCAGTGTTGCCTTGTTCAATACAGAGAATAAACTCTTGGTACAGCAGAGAGCAGACACTAAACTTACTTTTCCTG GGTATTTTACTGACTCTTGCTCTAGTCATCCAATATGCAACTCagaagaactggaagaaaaagaCGCTGTTGGAATAAAGAGAGCAGCTCAGAGACGTCTGCAGAGTGAGTTGGGAATTCCGCAGGAACAG GTTTCTCCAGAGGACATGTCATTTATGACAATGTATCATCACAAGGCAAAATCAGATAAAATTTGGGGAGAACATGAAATTTGTTACCTTCTGCTTGTAAGAAAGAATGTTCCTGTAAATCCAGATCCCAGTGAAACAAAAAGTTTCTGCTACATGAGCAAGGAGGAATTAAAAGAGCTACTGGAAAGAGGGGCTAAAGGAGAAGTAAAAGTTACTCCATGGTTGAGAGCCATCTCAGAGAAGTTTCTGTTTAAATGGTGGGATCACTTACCTGATGTGTCCCAGTTTGCTGAGCCTCATAAAATACACAGAGTGTGA